Part of the Halobacteriovorax vibrionivorans genome, ACTTTAAGCCACATATGGTTGAACATCTTATAAAAGGCTGTCCTGAGAATTCTAAATGTTCAAAAGAGACAGGTAAGACCTCAGAGAAATTCAAAGAAGTCTTTACAAATGGAAGTTTGAAAGAAAAGAAAATTTTTGTGAAGGAATTTGGACTCCCCTTCACTTTCTGGACCACAACAGTCTCACAAGATAGTGTCATCACTTATCAATCACGTTGTATACATCATAAGACTGAAAAAGATAAATTTGGAAAAGTCTTAGTAGAGCGCCAAGAGATATATGAAGGGATTCGCTTTACAAAAAATATTAATGAAATCACTTCATTTCATGGGGTGATACTAAATCAAATGATTAAAGAAGGTAGTAATAAAACTTACTTTATTCCTCGATCAACAATTCCATTTTTTACAAATGGAGACGATCTTTTCTTTAGACAAGAGTTTCGTGAAGTTGATTATGCGATGAAACTTTCACCAAATAAGGGCTCAACAGCAACGTATATATCCTTAGCAACAAAGAAGTTCCCAAATAAAGAAATATTAAATACGAGTTGCTCAAAAGAACTTGTAGATAAGTTTAAAAAGATCAATAAGAGTGGAATATATCAATCGGCTTATTGTAAAATGATCTATGATACAAAAGAGAAAAAGTATCATCGCTATATCTTCGGCTGGAGCTGTTAATTGAAACAAATTGAAATTTGTATTTATAATCTTGAGAACTTCTTTATTAGGGATGCTTTCGATAACCCTCCAAATATAAACTACTTCAAATCAAAACTAAACTTAAATCAATTAAAACAAGTTTTTACTGAAATAGATGCCGATATCTATGCCTTAACAGAAGTTGGCCAAGTTGAAAGCCTGGTCTACTTTAACGAAGTTTATCTTAACGAAAGTTATGAAATATTCCATCAACAAGGCAATAGTGATCGCGGAATTGAAAATGCTTTCTTAGTAAGAAAAGGCCTTGAATTTGAATTTGAACATCTAAGCCATACAAATAAAGAAATCGACTTTCAACTTCACGATGAAGATGACAATGACTACTTTCTAAGTAGAGACTTCTCCCACTTGCGTGTAAATAGTAAAAAGGGAGAGCATTTGCTTAGCCTCTTTAATGTACATCTAAAGTCACAAAGAGATGATGATACTGGCCATGACTTTAGGTCAGTAAGAAGGCGCCAAGCAGAACTGGAATTATTATTAAAAGTCTATAAAGAAGAGAAGAAGCAATATCCTAGTACTCCAATCCTTTTATGTGGTGACTTTAATGGTAATGCTTCAAATGAAAATACAGATGAAGAATTTAAAGTCATTTATAAAGAGACTGATCTTAAAGATGTACTTTCTATGCGTCAGCTTCCCCTACAATACCGAACAACGTTTTATCAATTTGTAGGACAAGCCGCACACCAACTTCAATTAGATTATATCTTCATGGAAGAGTCATTTGGCCATCGTTTAATGGATGCTGCTGTCTATCAATATAAGAATTCGACAGGTCGTCTTATTGGCCCTCCTCGTAGAAGAGGTGATATTTGGAATAATCCATCTGATCACTACCCTGTCTATGCCATCATAAAAATTCAAGACTAATTAATATTCAATTACTTAGGCGTTGCGCGAAGCATTGTTTTATGCGATGCAATTGCAAAGACGCATAAGATCAATTATTTATTTTCTCATGCATAAATACACACAACACTTTATAAAAGCTTTAATTTCATTAATTCTCGTAAGTAGTACGTATGCTTCTACAGTCGTGGCCATCAGCGATAACCAAATAGATATTGGCCATGAAAAACTACGTGCCCACCTCTATCGTAACTTTTCTGAATATCAAAACGGATATGACACCGATCGAAATGGAAAAGTTGATGATCTTAATGGGTGGAACTTTATTCATGATACTAATAAAGTATTCGACCCTTCACTCATTGGTACTTTTGATCCAAATGTATACAAGTACTATGAAGTTAGACGTCGAAAAACATTAAAGATTGCAACAGATGAAGAACTTGAATGGTATAAAGAGATAAGAAAAGATGATGACTTCATGGATCATCGAAGTGACTTCTCTTCATATACACATGGCTCTCATGTCACTTGTCTTGCAATGAATACAAAAAAACTTCCGTATGAAATGAAAAGCTGGGACCTTAAGTTCATGCCTATACGCTACCTTGGTGACGATGAAGTCGGGCTATTTAAAAAGAAAGAGTTTACACCGAGTAAATATTCAAGAAGCTATTATAAAATTCAAAATATTAAGAATTACCTAAACTATTATCAGTCTTGGATGATCAAAAAGTTTGAAGAGACAGTTAAATACTCAGCAAGTAAGTCAAAGATTTATCATGCCTCATGGGGCCAAAGCTGGGAGCCTGCATACGATATGGTAAACGAACTCTTTCAAGACGAGTTTGATATAAGTGAGAAAGAAGCTGATAAGAAATACAAGTCAACAATCACGAAATTTCGTAACGACTATATGAAAGGCCTTATGAAAAAAGGTCAAAGAGTCGTAGAAAACTATTCAAATCTTTTATTCGTCTTCTCTGCTGGAAATAAGAAAGATAATACAGATGAAATGCTTCACTACCCTTCATCAATTATCGCTGATAATGTTATCTCCGTAGGAGCAATTGACGAAGACAATGAAGATAAAGCTTATTTTTCTAATTTTGGGAAAACAACTGTTTCTCTCTTTGCACCAGGTGTGGCCATATACTCATGTTCACCAGGAGATCGCTACATTCCAATTAATGGTACATCACAGGCAGCTCCTCACGTTACCAATATAGCGGCCAAAATTTTCGCAATGGCCGACTACTACGCTAAGCCTATTTCACCAGCGCATGTAAAAGACATACTATTATCATCAGCTACTAAGAAAGCTAAATTAAGTGATCTTTGTGTAAGTGGTGGAACTTTAAATGAATCGGCCGCAATAATGACGGCAAGACGATTCTTAAGATGGTGATAGGTTCACTCTAGAACACATCTATTTTTTCTAAATATAAGCCTCTTTCTGTCGATAAGAGATAGTAAGAGGTGACTAAAATGAAAAAAATTGGAACACTATTTCTATTATCGACAACACTTATTAGCTGTGCTGGATCACAACATTACGGTAACGGGCTTGGTGACCAATTTGCACAGTTTACAGACCGATCAGAAAGCGAAGTAAACCCTACCCCGACTTATAAAGTTCGTAAGTTTGAAAAGAAAAAAAGAGGTCCTGCAAGTGCAGACTCACAAACGTCTAAAGATATTTCAAAGCTAGATAATAAGAAAGTCTATTTCTTATCTTTATATGAACAATATTTAACTTTCTCACAGATATACCCTAGTTTTAAAAAAGAGATTAAAACATGTGCTTCCTTTCATCAGGAGTTCATTAATTATAATGATCGACCGAAAATGTGGGAATATACCTTGAAAGAAGAAATTACAGACGATATTGAAAATGTTGTTTGGCATCTTCCATACGAAGGAAAAAGAGCAACAAAGAAGACTCTACCTCTGGCGATGAGAGATCATATGGATCGAACACACAAAGAACTTGAGCAACTTTGTTATAATGGATTCTCAGATAATTACTATACTTTTGCTAATTACATTACACTAGCTAAAGATAAGAAAGTATCAGCACAAACTCTAAAAGGTGCTAATTCACTAGTTAAGATGAGCGTAGTATTTAATAAACTACTTATTGAAAATCTAGCACATAAAGAAAAAGCAGATAAGGGAAGAGGCCTTGCATCTAAAACAGAAGATATCGAATACACTGATATTTCTCTTAAGCGCATGCAAGCACTTTGGTTTTAGCTTTAGCTTTATTAACCTAATTTAAGCGTTTCCCCACTATTAAAAGATAGCATTAGGGCCTTATGATTATTTCATGAGAGCTTTAATAATAATCATTCCCCTACTACTTATAAGTTGTAACCAAAAACCTTCTCAGCAACGACTGTCTGAGATTGCTCGTGACTTTTATGAGATACCAAATTTTTTTAAAATTCAAATAACAGCATTAGAAGTAATGAGTGAAGTTGTTGATCAAGACTATAGTTGTTTTGAATATAAAGTTGATATCAATCTTAAAGCTAAAGAAGATCTACTGACTTTAAGACCGGTTAGACCATTTGGTAATTACCGAATTAGAACAACAAATGGTGAAAAGTACATTCCTATAACAAATACAAAAAAAGAAGTAGAAAAGGAGATGAAGTATCACGAAAATCAAATTCATAAAGTTTCTATTATAAAAAAATGTATTCGAATGAGAGGAAAAAAATGTGTTCGTTATCGAAGAGTAAGAGCCTCTCGTGCACATAAAGAAAAGATTATTGGACGAAAGATAGCTTCAACTAAAAAGTTATTTCCTTTTGCAATTAATAAGGATCAAAATACTGTCGTTAAAGAGCTTCCACTAGTCGTTTGTCAAAACGGATTAACGCAGAAATGGGAATAATTACTTTGAAAGAAGTAAGTAAATATCTCTCACATTTGCTCTAACAACAGAAATTGAAGTCATCATATCAGAATAATAGATATGTTTTCGACCATCTTCATTGTGATGAACTTTAGCGAAGTCCTCTCTTTCAGTCATCAGATGCTTCTTGAGCTCTCTTGTATCATGAATAACTCGTTCAACATCTTCTTCAGAGGCAATATGCCCTTCATAAAGGCTTAAGCTTTCTGCAAAAAGATTTTGAACTTCCTTATAAAAGTTTAATAAGCGCTCAGACTCATCGGCCGATAGTTGCCAATTTTCATAGTACTTCGTAAGCATTGTCGTTAACTTATCTAGACTATCAGCTAGCTGCTCAAGATCAGAAGCAATCTGCATTAACTTAATGGCATTGCGACTCTCTTCCTCTTCAACTCCGCTAGAGATGACCTTAGATATAAATTCATTGATTTCAATTTGAATATTGTCGATTATCTTTTCGTAATCTTTAATCTTTGCAAGTGCTCTAGCACCTTTAGTTGGACTTTCTACGTACTCATAACATTTATCAAACATTCGAGAAACAATATCCATGAGCTTCCCAATTTCTAGCTCTACTAGGACATAGGCCATTGTTGAAGATATGTGACGACGATCACCTAGAAATTTAAGCTTTGGACGATCCTTGAACTTAGCATCAGGATATAGGCCTTTAACCATTTCTGAAATAATGTTTTTAAAAAAGAAATAATTAAGAATAGCTAAAATGTTTACAAAGAAGAATCCCAGAACAACAAGGTTAAGTGGATCTAAATCAGTTTGAACATTATGATCAATTAATACAATCAATAGAAAAGAAGCTGCTGTAGCGACTGAATAATGAATTAATGGGCCAAGGCTTAGTCTTATCGCCAAAGGTCTTGCATTTCGTCTTGCTGTATCAAAGTTAATGACAAACGAACAAAGTGAAGACGCTGTAAGCATTGCAAAGCAAAAACTAGTTGGAAAAAGGTTACTAATTAAAAGAACCACTACAATTGCCAAAGTCATTGTCTGACTTCTTAAGATAACAGCAATGATGCTTCCAACAGTGAGTCCTATTAGCATATTTGTAAAAAGTGAGTAATCGATAAATAAGACGATAAAGTTTTGAATATACTTCCACGTTACAAGGTTTACAAAACTCTCGTGCATAACTGCAACGCCTAAGAATAGGAAAGCAAGACCAAATAAGAGCTTACATAACTTCCTAATATAGAGATTGCGAGAAATTAAACCTAAGATTAAAGCGAAGGCCATCAGATTCAAGGCCGTCTCTTGAGATGAGAAAACAAGAATAATGAATATTGCAATTGAGCCCAGAGATGAGCCTAAAAACATTGGCAACACCCTCTTTTGCTTTATAAGGTTAGCATTAACTAGACCAATGGTAACAAGATTTGCCATAGTTGGGGAAAATGCTAGAAGACTTAGTCTTGCTCCATTCCAAAAGTTAACCACAAAGTTTTTACCATCAATATCAGAGACGATATGTTTAATACTTTGTGAGCCTAAACTTTGAATTCCAGCTGAAATAATTCTTTGGCCATAATAGAAAATTGCGAGACCTGAGATAAAAAATAAGATGTGTTGCAAATAGTACATAATAAAATTAATTTACGAAGTAGCCTTGGCCACCCAAATTGGTATGATTATGTACAATATTGTATCTCGAATTAGATAAAATAGGAAAAAATAAATAAAAGCTTTTGGGCCTTTATTCCAAAGTCCTTCAATTCCTAAGTATTGAATTTTCTTTGACATGGCCACCATGAACTTTGTTTTGCCATAGTGTTGAATAAAGAAAGAAATGGCCCCATCAACCTTGCGATCAAATGCTAAAGCAGGCTTTTTCAACTTATTCCACAGCCTCTCAAGCACTCTTTTAAACGCTGATTTAGGCTTTTTGGCCTCACTGGCCACATCATTTGAACTTTTCGTAACTGTATTCATGATGAGGACAAATTAGCAGAAATTTCTACCCGTGAAAAGAACTTTAGGAAGTTATTGATCGCATCATAGACAGACTCAATTAGACCTAAATAAAAATGTGTAAGATAGTAATATTGTAAAGAAAACATTGACTATTTTGCTCAATGAAGACAAATTAACGCAATATCGTCAATGCATAATGAATTCTACAAAATTGTGACACTTTTAAGTGTTGAATTTTGTAATCTCTTTTTACAGAGATCGGACAATAACACAACGCAAGGAACAGATTTTTGTTAGAAAAGATCCATTTACTTAATATTCAAACAAAAAGTAACGAAATACCTAAAAGACTATTAGAGATGCCAGGGGCATTTGTTCTAATTACTTGCCAAAGAACAATCATTCTCACAACTACAGAGTTTGATTCACAGGATAAAGCCTTAGGTACATACCATACTTCAAAACAAGCCTATCACTTTCTCTTAGAAACGATTTGCGGTCTACAAAGTAAACTAAAAGGTGAAAGTGAGATCGTTGCTCAATTTAAAGAAGCATTTGCAAATTACCTTAAAGAAGATATTCGCTCTTCTGTTATTTTAAGAGTTTTAGAAAAACTTTTTAAAGATGCTAAAGAGGTGAGAAAAAAGCACCTCGTTAAGATTGGTCAACAATCATATGCCGGAATCATGAGAAGAATCATTCAGTCAAAATATGAAACTGGTGATGTTTTAATTCTTGGCTCAGGACAACTTGCAAGAGATTCGATTAAGCACTTAATGAAGAAATACAATATTTATATCAGTGCTAGAAATCCACAAAAAGTACAAGCTCTCATTGAAGAATTTCCAAACGTAAATATTCAAACCGTTAAATGGAGAGACTTTGATTCTTATTACAAGTTCAACTCTCATGTGAATACAATTGGATCTAATGATACCATTTTTGCTGATGAGCACTTCAGAGGTCACTGTCCAAATAACTCTGTTTTCGTCGACCTTGGCTCACCTTCTGCGATTCAAACTGAATACGACAAGCAGCATGGAGTTTACCGCCTTGGAGATATCCTAAACCACGGTAAAGTATTAAACGAGAAGAAGACAGAAAAGATTGATCAAGCAAAACTTGCTATTCAAGACCTTGTAGAAAGAAGAGCTAAACACTTGGCAATTGCAAATACAAGAGCTGCAATTTAACTTTTATTAAGTCAAAAAGTCTCTCAATGTCGTCGATTAATCTCATATAGTTTCCCACTATAGGAGATGGCATGACTAATGAAGAGAATATCAGCCTTTCACACCTACCAAATTCACTTAGAAAGTGGTTTAAAGAGTGTGTTCAATTATATAATTATAACTTTATCTCTCTACCATTATTAATCTCTTTAAACTTTATCATTAATCTGGCCATTCTTGCGATACCGATTCTTATATTAAATATCTTCGACAGAGCAATTCCAGAAAGAGATACAGCGCTCTTACTTTACATCCTGCTAGCACTCGTTGTCTTTATATTGGTAGAGGCCGGCCTTAAATATTTAAGATTTTATATAATAACGTTTAACAGCGCCCGTTACGATAACAACAAGACTAAAAATCTTATTAAAAATATCATTATGGATCCATCATATTATAATATAGGACTCTTTCAGCATTCTTTAAATGAGATCGGTGCAGACAAGGCCCTTTATGCAAATAGTGGCATTGTTACTCTTACAGAGCTCCCCTTTCTTCTTATGTACATTGGTTTTCTTTTATATATCAATCCAATACTGGCATTTATTCCATTAGTGTTAATTATCATATTCACAATATTTTCACTAAACTCAACACAACAAGTTGGAGATTCAATATATTTTAAGCATCTCTCAATTATAAAGAAAGATAACCTTCTTTATCACACACTAAACAACCTCAGAACAATTAAAAGATTTGGTCGAATTAACCTTTTTCACAATCGTTTTAAAGTATTAATGAGAAGAGCAGTTAAACAGGAGTTTATCACCAATAAAGAAGAGTTAAATAACATAAACTTAAATAACTTATTTGCCCAAATAAATATCATCTTAATAATAGCTGTAGGTTCGTATCTAATAACGATAAATCAAATAGGAATAGGTGGACTTGTGGCAAGTGTATATATTGCAAGTAAGTCCTTTGGCCCGACCATTGGTATGTTTAAAGTTATAAAACGTTTACATGAAACAAAGATAATAGAAGACTTATCAATCAGCCCCTCTATACATCAAAAGGAGATGGGAACAAAAGT contains:
- a CDS encoding endonuclease/exonuclease/phosphatase family protein; translation: MKQIEICIYNLENFFIRDAFDNPPNINYFKSKLNLNQLKQVFTEIDADIYALTEVGQVESLVYFNEVYLNESYEIFHQQGNSDRGIENAFLVRKGLEFEFEHLSHTNKEIDFQLHDEDDNDYFLSRDFSHLRVNSKKGEHLLSLFNVHLKSQRDDDTGHDFRSVRRRQAELELLLKVYKEEKKQYPSTPILLCGDFNGNASNENTDEEFKVIYKETDLKDVLSMRQLPLQYRTTFYQFVGQAAHQLQLDYIFMEESFGHRLMDAAVYQYKNSTGRLIGPPRRRGDIWNNPSDHYPVYAIIKIQD
- a CDS encoding S8 family serine peptidase, whose translation is MHKYTQHFIKALISLILVSSTYASTVVAISDNQIDIGHEKLRAHLYRNFSEYQNGYDTDRNGKVDDLNGWNFIHDTNKVFDPSLIGTFDPNVYKYYEVRRRKTLKIATDEELEWYKEIRKDDDFMDHRSDFSSYTHGSHVTCLAMNTKKLPYEMKSWDLKFMPIRYLGDDEVGLFKKKEFTPSKYSRSYYKIQNIKNYLNYYQSWMIKKFEETVKYSASKSKIYHASWGQSWEPAYDMVNELFQDEFDISEKEADKKYKSTITKFRNDYMKGLMKKGQRVVENYSNLLFVFSAGNKKDNTDEMLHYPSSIIADNVISVGAIDEDNEDKAYFSNFGKTTVSLFAPGVAIYSCSPGDRYIPINGTSQAAPHVTNIAAKIFAMADYYAKPISPAHVKDILLSSATKKAKLSDLCVSGGTLNESAAIMTARRFLRW
- a CDS encoding PhoU domain-containing protein, yielding MQHILFFISGLAIFYYGQRIISAGIQSLGSQSIKHIVSDIDGKNFVVNFWNGARLSLLAFSPTMANLVTIGLVNANLIKQKRVLPMFLGSSLGSIAIFIILVFSSQETALNLMAFALILGLISRNLYIRKLCKLLFGLAFLFLGVAVMHESFVNLVTWKYIQNFIVLFIDYSLFTNMLIGLTVGSIIAVILRSQTMTLAIVVVLLISNLFPTSFCFAMLTASSLCSFVINFDTARRNARPLAIRLSLGPLIHYSVATAASFLLIVLIDHNVQTDLDPLNLVVLGFFFVNILAILNYFFFKNIISEMVKGLYPDAKFKDRPKLKFLGDRRHISSTMAYVLVELEIGKLMDIVSRMFDKCYEYVESPTKGARALAKIKDYEKIIDNIQIEINEFISKVISSGVEEEESRNAIKLMQIASDLEQLADSLDKLTTMLTKYYENWQLSADESERLLNFYKEVQNLFAESLSLYEGHIASEEDVERVIHDTRELKKHLMTEREDFAKVHHNEDGRKHIYYSDMMTSISVVRANVRDIYLLLSK
- a CDS encoding Rossmann-fold NAD(P)-binding domain-containing protein — protein: MLEKIHLLNIQTKSNEIPKRLLEMPGAFVLITCQRTIILTTTEFDSQDKALGTYHTSKQAYHFLLETICGLQSKLKGESEIVAQFKEAFANYLKEDIRSSVILRVLEKLFKDAKEVRKKHLVKIGQQSYAGIMRRIIQSKYETGDVLILGSGQLARDSIKHLMKKYNIYISARNPQKVQALIEEFPNVNIQTVKWRDFDSYYKFNSHVNTIGSNDTIFADEHFRGHCPNNSVFVDLGSPSAIQTEYDKQHGVYRLGDILNHGKVLNEKKTEKIDQAKLAIQDLVERRAKHLAIANTRAAI
- a CDS encoding ABC transporter transmembrane domain-containing protein codes for the protein MTNEENISLSHLPNSLRKWFKECVQLYNYNFISLPLLISLNFIINLAILAIPILILNIFDRAIPERDTALLLYILLALVVFILVEAGLKYLRFYIITFNSARYDNNKTKNLIKNIIMDPSYYNIGLFQHSLNEIGADKALYANSGIVTLTELPFLLMYIGFLLYINPILAFIPLVLIIIFTIFSLNSTQQVGDSIYFKHLSIIKKDNLLYHTLNNLRTIKRFGRINLFHNRFKVLMRRAVKQEFITNKEELNNINLNNLFAQINIILIIAVGSYLITINQIGIGGLVASVYIASKSFGPTIGMFKVIKRLHETKIIEDLSISPSIHQKEMGTKVIETIYSMIIPLKQNKKEVMVPFMKGDTISLENADENMINYILSSKINQLRNKILINDDYLINIDETSIYKKITILNGQVNIWDGTIKENLTSFGLIPESNLNYYINTLGLNEILSALPLGLETYITQEDTSLISNEAKALIYMTRKLALDPEVIFLNDFEANIDKRDYAKVYNHIANIRDNKIIFINSKDHNYINLCNRDLFNNRIGEYSSYLT